In the Aureibacillus halotolerans genome, TGAATTGCCAGGCATCTGTGGTTTCCCTTGCGCCTTTTGAAAGCCTGTGGTCATTTGTTGCATATCCTGCTGCTTCAACTGAGGCACCTGATAATAGTGATGTTTGTTCTGGTAAAGGAAAATCTCATACGCCATTTCAATATAATTTGGCACTGTGTCTGCGAGAATACGACGGACGACTGGGTTCGTCACCTCGACCGCTGTCATCGTCAATAAGGATGCCGTCGATTTGATTAATCCTAGCATATGGCCAGAAATGCCCGCATCCTTTACGTCTTGAATGGACTGGTTCGGCTTTTTCGGCTGGGACGGCTGAAGGCCATACACGATATTGTTCTCTTGCTGCATTTTGTATTGACCAGTGTCCTGTTGTGGGTTCTGCCCTGTCGTAAATGCATCTACACAACTATTGTACTGCTCCATAATAAATTGGTACTGGCGATCAAGAATGTCAAGCAGCTCCTGATCCTTAACGAATTGCCGAAACATCATAAACTGGTCAAGGACGTTAATTTGCCCGGCAAGCACCTCGTGCAAATCAAAAAGCTCATGCCCTCCATGATTCATGTTCGCTGGTACTGCCTGTTGTTGATTGTTTTGCATCGATTGTGAACCACTCATATTGTTTTGCATGGATTACCCTCCTAAATTATGTTCAACCGCTAGTGTGCGATAGAAAAGGAAAGTTTATGCAGACAATTCATTTTCTTTACTGATGACACTTGGAGCCCATGATATGATAGAAGCAACAGATACGTAGGGGGAGACAGCTTTGCGAGCACCTTATGTGAGTACACTTATTGTTGCCCTTATCTCAGGCGTTCTATTTGAATGGCTTCACATTGTGCTACCGTGGATGCTTGGCCCATTGGTTGGCGTTATGATATGGCAATCCATTTTTAAAAAACCTACTGCCTGGCCATCGCTTGCGAAACAAGTAGGCTTAGTTATTCTTGGTTACATGCTAGGGACGTCCTTTACGTCTGAAACCTTTGCCTTTATTGTACAAGATTTTCCGGTGATGCTCACA is a window encoding:
- a CDS encoding spore coat protein, whose amino-acid sequence is MQNNQQQAVPANMNHGGHELFDLHEVLAGQINVLDQFMMFRQFVKDQELLDILDRQYQFIMEQYNSCVDAFTTGQNPQQDTGQYKMQQENNIVYGLQPSQPKKPNQSIQDVKDAGISGHMLGLIKSTASLLTMTAVEVTNPVVRRILADTVPNYIEMAYEIFLYQNKHHYYQVPQLKQQDMQQMTTGFQKAQGKPQMPGNSSNGLLQ